A single genomic interval of Notolabrus celidotus isolate fNotCel1 chromosome 13, fNotCel1.pri, whole genome shotgun sequence harbors:
- the tcf21 gene encoding transcription factor 21, with protein MSTGSLSDVDDELLDGILKFGSSGKDSNESTEESSNCEGTCANDAPGKKKKTASRKTASKGVVLQEGKHGQRNAANARERARMRVLSKAFSRLKTTLPWVPADTKLSKLDTLRLASSYIAHLRQILANDKYENGFIHPVNLTWPFMVAGKPETDLKEMLNTTRLCGTTAS; from the exons ATGTCCACCGGGTCTCTCAGCGATGTCGACGACGAGCTCCTGGACGGCATCCTGAAGTTCGGCTCCTCCGGGAAAGACTCCAACGAGAGCACGGAGGAGAGCTCCAACTGCGAGGGCACGTGCGCCAACGACGCGccggggaagaagaagaagactgcgtCTCGGAAAACTGCATCCAAGGGTGTGGTGCTGCAGGAGGGCAAGCACGGGCAGAGGAACGCAGCGAACGCACGGGAGAGAGCCAGGATGCGCGTGCTGTCCAAAGCGTTCTCCAGGCTGAAGACGACCCTGCCCTGGGTACCGGCGGACACCAAGCTCTCCAAGCTGGACACGCTGCGTCTCGCGTCCAGTTACATCGCTCACCTGCGGCAGATACTGGCCAACGACAAATATGAGAACGGATTTATCCACCCTGTGAACCTG acgtgGCCTTTCATGGTTGCAGGTAAGCCGGAGACCGATTTGAAGGagatgctgaacacaaccagaTTATGTGGAACAACAGCGTCGTGA